The Arcobacter sp. F2176 genome segment CGACTTATTTCAGATAAGGTACTTGCTTTTATATTAGACTTTTTTCTAAAATCATAATTTAAAAAAGTGCTTTTTTTCTCTTCATGAAGTTTATTAAAGATGATTTTTTTAACTTTTAATTTAGCCTTTGCATCTTCTAAAGAAAAAGCTTCTATTTTTGAAGATATTTTTTTGCCACTGCTATCTATACCATTATATTTAAAAAGCATTTTTCACCTCTGTTTCAAGGCTATCCAGATAAGATACAACATCATTCAAATAATCAAATTCTTTTGGCTTTTCATGAATACTATTAAAAAGTAATATCTCTTTATCCGTCTGTACTACTACATCTTTGTGTCGATTATTTTGATTGAATACTAATTGAAATACAATTTTAAACTCTTCAAAAGTGTCAAACTTTAAATATCCGTATGAGATACGATCCATGTTTTTATCATATTTATAGACTATGGGTTCTCTTTCAAAAAAGTGCTTTATTGTCAAATCAGGTTTTAACTTGCCATCAATATAAATAAAACAATCCAAGCTATTCTCTACACACTTAAATGCTAGCTCATTTTTGAACTTTTGTTTTAGTAAGTATGACTTTAGATTCATAAGTGCAATATCTGTTTTTTTCAAACTCATCATCTTGATTTTGGGTAAAAAGACACTATATATTATCCCAACAAGAACAATAACAAGGACTAATTCCAAAAGAGAAAATGATTTTTTCAATCATATTCCTATTTGTTACACTTAGAATAGTAAATATCATCATTACCACCCTCTTTTTTATCTGGACCAAATGAGATTAATTCAAAAGATTTACCATCTTCATTTGATATATATACAAAGGGATTATCCCAAGAATCTTTTGGCATCTTTCCATCTTCAAAGTAGTTGTTTTTAACTAATATATCAAGTTTTTCTTCTGTAGTTGGATAAGTGCT includes the following:
- the gspG gene encoding type II secretion system major pseudopilin GspG produces the protein MKKAFSLMELMVVIIILGLLAMFVLPNLVGKSEEAKEKLTCIQMKSVSQVLKMYKIDRSTYPTTEEKLDILVKNNYFEDGKMPKDSWDNPFVYISNEDGKSFELISFGPDKKEGGNDDIYYSKCNK